A single window of Coffea eugenioides isolate CCC68of chromosome 7, Ceug_1.0, whole genome shotgun sequence DNA harbors:
- the LOC113778652 gene encoding protein MID1-COMPLEMENTING ACTIVITY 1, which yields MSTWEHFGEIANVAQLTGVDAVRLIGMIVQAANTARMHKKNCRQFAMHLKLIGNLLEQLKISELKKYPETREPLEQLEDALRRSYILVNSCQDRSYLYLLAMGWNIVYQFRKAQTEIDRYLKIIPLITLVDNARVRERLEIIDRDQREYTLDDEDRKVQNVIMSRDPSVKDTVVLKKTLSCSYPNLPFTEAIKKENEKLQLELQRSQANYDVNQCEMIQHLLEVTEAVAATSVPEKVSPKKTSKEMDHSFSDLNNDNEHYGERYTKSVDKHPPSRNTSSVSSKHDLLDSQGSHQHEEWHSDLLGCCSEPLLCIKTFFFPCWTFSRVATVATSRHVSSSEACNEMMAYSLILSCCCYTCCIRQKLRKQLNIAGGLCDDFLSHLMCCCCALVQEYREVKIRGIHGFEKTKTSPPASQYMES from the exons ATGTCTACGTGGGAACATTTTGGGGAAATTGCAAATGTTGCTCAGCTCACTGGTGTTGATGCGGTGAGGCTGATTGGGATGATAGTGCAGGCCGCTAATACAGCTCGGATGCACAAGAAAAATTGCAGGCAGTTTGCAATGCATCTGAAGTTGATTGGGAATTTGTTAGAGCAGCTAAAGATTTCTGAGCTTAAGAAGTATCCAGAAACACGAGAGCCATTGGAACAGCTAGAGGATGCTTTGAGGAGATCGTACATTTTGGTGAATAGTTGCCAGGATAGGAGCTACTTATACCTTTTGGCCATGGGGTGGAACATTGTGTACCAATTCAGGAAGGCCCAAACCGAGATTGACCGATACTTGAAGATCATTCCTCTAATCACTCTTGTTGATAATGCTAGGGTTCGG GAGAGGTTGGAAATCATTGATAGGGATCAACGTGAATACACATTGGATGATGAGGATAGGAAGGTGCAAAATGTGATTATGAGTCGAGATCCTTCTGTAAAGGACACAGTAGTTTTGAAGAAAACCCTTTCCTGttcctatccaaatttgccatTTACTGAGGCaattaagaaagaaaatgaaaaacttcaaCTAGAACTTCAAAGATCCCAAGCTAATTATGATGTGAACCAGTGCGAAATGATTCAACATCTTCTTGAGGTTACTGAAGCTGTTGCTGCAACCTCTGTGCCAGAGAAGGTTTCACCCAAGAAGACGTCAAAGGAAATGGATCACAGTTTCTCAGATCTCAATAATGATAATGAACATTATGGTGAAAGATATACTAAGAGTGTCGACAAACACCCACCTTCAAG AAATACTTCATCAGTTTCCTCCAAACATGATTTACTAGATTCCCAAGGATCACATCAACATGAAGAATGGCATTCGGACTTACTTGGCTGCTGTTCAGAACCTCTTCTAT GCATAAAAACTTTCTTCTTTCCTTGTTGGACATTTTCAAGAGTTGCAACTGTGGCAACTAGCAGGCACGTGT CTTCATCAGAAGCCTGCAATGAGATGATGGCTTATTCCTTGATATTGTCCTGCTGTTGCTATACTTGTTGCATCAGGCAAAAACTTCGGAAACAGTTAAACATTGCG GGTGGTTTATGTGATGATTTTCTTTCGCACTTAATGTGCTGTTGCTGCGCCCTTGTCCAAGAATATCGAGAAGTGAAGATTCGCGGTATACATG GTTTTGAGAAGACGAAAACAAGTCCTCCAGCATCCCAATACATGGAATCCTAA
- the LOC113777491 gene encoding pentatricopeptide repeat-containing protein At3g51320, which produces MARVSIRKFFKISVSFLSHPNPAPALIQPSRASHVSSLSHFRYSPKAHSLYKKNLDYLDSCQSLTHLFQIQANLITSGLLQHPSFSGRFMKICSHFSVLDYVVLVFRCIVFPSTFVVNTVIKAYACSSVPQKAVIFYFEMLEYGFFPSSFSFPPLFSGCAKLKCLNLGEKCHGQVVKNGVDGVLPVQNSLIHFYACCGLMESVLKIVVNMSVRDVVSWNTIIDSFAKLGELDLAHKLFDTMPQRNVVSWNIMMTGYLDLGNPGNGLKLFREMVKLGFKGNETTMVNVLTACGRSARLKEGKSVHGTLVRESGNLSLIVNTSLIDMYCRCGRVDNARSVFDRMPMKSLVSWNAMILGHCIHGNPKDGLNLYDQMTSKSSRLEDGKTHMTNKWSLGNCDGIIPDEVTFIGLLLACAREERLTEGRNYFGQMIDVYGVKPNFVHYWCMASILDKVGQRKEAIELLQDMPVVKDASPESSLWADLFSSCRFQGDTILGEQLAKRLIEQDPQNFSYHVLLVNVYAVAGKWEDVARIKAVMKENGIKRIPGCSLEDLTGIVQKMKLGAKWQEFTDSCQLRSSEVND; this is translated from the coding sequence ATGGCAAGAGTTTCCATCAGAAAATTCTTTAAGATCAGTGTCTCTTTCCTATCTCATCCGAATCCCGCCCCTGCTCTAATCCAACCCTCAAGGGCATCACACGTTTCCTCCTTATCACACTTTAGATATTCTCCTAAAGCCCATtctttatataaaaaaaatttggactaTCTTGACTCTTGCCAGAGCTTGACCCATCTTTTTCAAATCCAAGCAAACCTAATAACTTCCGGGCTTCTTCAACACCCATCATTTTCAGGCAGATTTATGAAGATTTGCTCTCATTTTTCTGTATTGGATTATGTTGTCTTGGTCTTTAGGTGCATTGTTTTTCCTAGTACTTTTGTTGTGAATACTGTCATAAAAGCCTACGCTTGCAGCTCTGTACCACAAAAAGCtgtgattttttattttgaaatgcTTGAATATGGGTTTTTTCCCAGTAGTTTCAGCTTCCCACCTCTTTTTAGCGGCTGCGCAAAGTTGAAGTGTTTGAATTTGGGCGAAAAATGTCATGGGCAAGTTGTGAAAAATGGGGTTGATGGTGTTTTGCCGGTCCAGAATTCTTTGATTCATTTTTATGCTTGTTGTGGGCTTATGGAATCTGTTTTGAAGATAGTTGTAAACATGTCTGTCCGGGACGTGGTGTCTTGGAATACCATAATTGATTCTTTTGCCAAATTAGGTGAATTGGACTTGGCACATAAGTTATTTGATACAATGCCCCAGAGGAATGTTGTTTCGTGGAATATAATGATGACAGGGTATTTGGATTTGGGGAATCCTGGAAATGGGTTGAAATTATTCAGGGAAATGGTGAAGCTAGGATTTAAAGGCAATGAAACAACTATGGTGAATGTGCTTACTGCTTGTGGTAGGTCTGCCAGATTGAAAGAAGGAAAATCAGTTCATGGAACTCTTGTTAGAGAATCTGGCAAtttgagtttgattgttaataCGTCCTTAATTGATATGTATTGTAGATGTGGAAGGGTGGATAATGCTCGATCAGTTTTTGATAGGATGCCGATGAAGAGTTTAGTTTCCTGGAATGCTATGATTTTAGGGCATTGTATTCATGGAAATCCGAAAGATGGGCTCAACCTATATGATCAGATGACAAGTAAAAGTAGTAGATTGGAAGATGGGAAAACTCATATGACTAATAAATGGAGTTTGGGCAATTGTGATGGGATCATCCCGGATGAAGTTACCTTTATTGGTCTATTATTGGCCTGTGCCCGTGAAGAACGGTTGACGGAAGGGAGGAACTACTTCGGACAAATGATTGATGTGTATGGAGTGAAGCCGAATTTTGTGCATTACTGGTGTATGGCCAGTATTCTTGACAAAGTTGGTCAAAGGAAAGAAGCAATTGAACTCTTACAAGATATGCCAGTTGTAAAGGATGCTTCACCAGAAAGCTCATTGTGGGCTGATTTGTTCAGCTCATGTCGTTTCCAAGGAGATACGATCTTGGGAGAACAACTAGCAAAACGACTTATTGAGCAAGATCCTCAGAACTTTTCCTACCATGTGTTGCTGGTGAATGTTTACGCTGTAGCTGGTAAGTGGGAGGATGTTGCAAGGATAAAGGCAGTCATGAAGGAGAATGGGATTAAAAGAATCCCTGGTTGCAGCCTTGAGGACCTTACAGGAATTGTTCAGAAGATGAAATTGGGAGCTAAATGGCAAGAATTTACAGATAGTTGTCAGCTAAGATCTTCAGAAGTGAatgattga
- the LOC113778071 gene encoding protein preY, mitochondrial — MLRFGRVLFKEAGTGISKTLSEILVCPLSKQPLRVCEKTNSLISDSIGVSYPVVDGIPRLVPSNGKIIDDEEASNSNSAVDPDAVKNDHQRCSS; from the exons ATGCTGAGATTTGGAAGAGTTCTTTTTAAAGAAGCAGGAACTGGGATTAGCAAGACTCTGTCAGAAATACTTGTATGCCCACTTTCCAAACAACCATTAAG AGTATGTGAAAAAACGAACTCTTTGATCAGTGACTCAATCGGTGTTTCTTATCCG GTAGTGGATGGAATTCCTCGTCTTGTACCAAGCAATGGCAAAATTATTGACGATGAGGAAGCCTCGAATAGCAATTCTGCAGTTGATCCGGACGCTGTGAAAAATGACCATCAAAGATGTAGTTCGTAG
- the LOC113777981 gene encoding probable E3 ubiquitin-protein ligase ATL44 yields the protein MVFKKFVFCICSILGLRGGWRRRVFATAITLDKIKEGSSPSRQTGSSEIRSRFGDDHEANCDQVEKICCVICLSRLKEGEEKRLLPCHHEFHRECVDKWLNTSRKTCPVCRFLMEDEQQTPQKREFLTEEMVIWFSSFHVAGF from the coding sequence ATGGTTTTCAAGAAGTTCGTTTTCTGCATATGTAGCATTCTGGGACTCCGAGGAGGGTGGCGAAGAAGGGTTTTCGCGACTGCTATCACACTAGACAAAATCAAAGAAGGGTCTTCTCCATCGCGGCAGACGGGTTCAAGTGAAATAAGATCAAGATTTGGAGACGATCATGAAGCTAACTGTGATCAAGTTGAGAAGATATGCTGTGTTATATGCTTGTcaagattgaaggaaggagaGGAAAAGCGTTTGCTTCCATGTCACCACGAGTTTCACAGAGAGTGTGTCGATAAGTGGTTGAATACTAGCCGGAAAACGTGCCCGGTGTGCCGGTTCTTGATGGAAGATGAACAACAGACCCCTCAAAAAAGAGAATTTTTAACGGAGGAGATGGTGATATGGTTTTCTTCCTTTCACGTCGCTGGCTTCTGA
- the LOC113777982 gene encoding protein FD — translation MWSSNYSKSLKRLNKIAGTSSPSSSSTSSSSQSSAASRQNPRGIYKTMEEVWKDINLSSLQDQPSSRDDPSSTTTFRGMIFQDFLARPFDKDPPTTTPATGYCSPPPPPPPPPQATMLTLNSSGPDEFHLFGNSNPLRQTPLLGPQQSISHACSNLSMQFNDALGSCAAGMHAHGNGKKRCPEPQTNSSSSGDRRHKRMIKNRESAARSRARKQAYTNELELEVNNLMEENARLREQQRQLCLAAVNQQVPRKHALYRTLTAPF, via the exons ATGTGGTCATCCAACTATAGCAAAAGCCTGAAAAGACTCAACAAGATAGCAGGCACATCATCACCATCATCATCGTCTACATCTTCTTCTTCACAATCTTCAGCTGCATCTCGTCAAAATCCCAGAGGCATCTACAAAACCATGGAAGAAGTTTGGAAAGACATAAATCTTTCATCCCTTCAAGACCAACCTTCTTCCAGAGATGACCCTAGTTCCACTACCACTTTCCGTGGGATGATTTTTCAAGACTTTTTAGCTCGTCCCTTTGATAAAGATCCTCCAACCACCACACCCGCCACCGGTTACTGCTCTCCGCCGCCGccgcctcctcctcctcctcaggCAACTATGCTGACTCTCAATTCTTCTGGCCCTGATGAGTTTCACTTGTTTGGAAACTCAAACCCTCTTAGGCAAACCCCACTTTTGGGGCCTCAGCAGTCCATTTCCCATGCTTGCAGTAACCTTAGTATGCAGTTTAATGATGCTTTGGGTTCTTGTGCTGCTGGGATGCATGCTCATGGCAATGGGAAGAAGAGGTGCCCGGAACCCCAAACCAACAGCAGTAGCTCTGGTGACCGACGCCATAAGAGAATGATCAAGAACCGTGAGTCGGCTGCGCGGTCTAGAGCAAGAAA ACAGGCATACACGAATGAGCTGGAGCTGGAAGTGAACAACTTGATGGAAGAGAATGCCAGACTCAGAGAACAACAAAGACAG TTATGTCTAGCTGCAGTGAATCAACAAGTTCCCAGAAAGCACGCCCTCTATAGAACGTTAACGGCGCCATTTTAA